A segment of the Conexibacter woesei Iso977N genome:
GCACGGCCACGGCGACCACCTCGGCGACACCGTCGACATCGCCAAGCGCACCGGCGCGACGGTCGTCGCGATCGTCGAGCTGGCCGACGAGCTGAGCAAGTCGGTGGACAACGTCAAGGACCCCAACATCGGCGGCACCGTCGACCTCGGTTGGGTCTCCGTCCGCCTGACGCCGGCCTGGCACACGGGCACGTCACCGTCCGGGACGGCCTCGACGCCCGCGGGCCTCGTGATCGAGATCGGTGGCAAGCGGATCTACCACCTCGGCGACACCGGCCTGTTCTCGGATCTGGCGCTGCCGTCGAAGCGTGGCCACATCGACGTCGCGATCGTCCCAATCGGCGGCCACTACACGATGGACCGCTTCGACGCCGTGGTCGCGGCCGACTTCCTGAAGGCCGACCAGATCATCCCGTGCCACTACGACACGTTCCCGCCGATCGAGACCGACGCCGAGGCCTACAAGAAGGACGTGCAGGACGCCGGGTACGCCGAGGTCATCGTGCTGGAGCCGGGCGCCGCGCACGACGTGCGATGACCACCGCCGTCGTCCTGATCCAGGCGGACCGCGACGTCCTGACCACGCTCGGCGGCTCGATCGCCGAGCTGGACGGCGTCGCGGAGGCCTACTCCGTGACCGGTGAGTGGGACTTCGTGGCGATCGTGCGCGTGCCGCGGCACGAGCAGCTGGCCGAGGTCATCTCGGGCAGGCTCGTGCAGCTGGACGGCGTGAACCGGACGCAGACGATGGTCGCCTTCGAGGTGTTCTCCGAGCACGACCTCGAGGCGATGTTCTCGATCGGGCAGTGAGGGGCGCGGCGGCAGCGGCCGCGGCGCTCGCGCTCGCCGCGGCGGCCGGTGGCGTCGCGGCGTGCGGCGGGTCGGGCAACGACGCGGCGACGACCGCGGTGCAGGCGCCGGCGAGAACCGGCGCGGTGCCGACGACGACGACCGAGCAGCCGCTCGTCACCGGGACGGTCACGACGAAGGACAACAGCGTCACGGTCACGACGACGCCGCCGACCGCCACGACCGGCGTGCCGGTCCCGGACAAGAGGACGGGCACGACCACGACCGGCGAGTCCGGCCAGGGTGGGGCGGGGGACGAGGAGGCGATCCGGACGCCCGTCGCGCTGACCGCGCGCCCCGGCGCGCTCTCGCCGACGACCGTGACGATCCCCGCGTTCCTGGCGCTGACGGTCACCGTCACGTCGAGCGGCCCCGCCGAGACCGTCACGATCGACGCGCCCGGCGGCGGGACGCTCAGCGTGCCGGCCGGCGGCAAGGCCTCCAAGTCGCTGACCGGCCTCAGGCCCGGCGACTACCCGGTGACGACCGGGAGCGGCGGCAGGACCGTCCTGCACGTCGTCAACGGCGGCGACCCCGGGCCCTAGGCCCGGCGGCTCACCAGCTGCCGACCGACGAGTACCCCGGGAACGTGACGCCCGGGATCGCCCTGCTGCAGCCCGCGCTGCCGCCCGGCGAGCACAGCCGGCGCACGCCGGTCGTGTCGCGGTAGTAGGCGAACCACGCGCCGTTCCTGCGCGCCCGGACGCCGACGACGAACGACGTCTTGTCCGGGTTGGTGCTCGCCGTCCCGCTGACCAGCAGCCGGCTCTCGTTCTGCGCCTCCTTCAGCGACGCCTCCTGCGCGACCAGCGACGCCGTGGTCGCGCCGGTGTAGCCGTTGCCGTCGTTGTCGATCCCGTAGCTCTCGACCGCCCTCAGCGCGACCTCCGCACCGGACTTCGCGTCCGCCGCGCGCGCCTTGGCGCTCTGGCCCAGGAAGCTCGGAATCGCGATCGCCGCGAGGATCCCGATGATCAGCACGACCACCAGGATCTCGATGAGCGTGAACCCTTCGTCTCGCCGCATGGCCCAACCGATCGACCGGTTTGCGGGATCTTGAAGGGCGGCGGTCTTAACGCTGTAAGGGCGCGGACGCCGCGGCCTGCGTCTGGGCGCGGTGTTGCGCGCGGTCGCCGCGCCAGACGAGCACCAGCAGGATCACGATCCCGAGCGTGATCGCCTGGTCGGCGAGGTTCATCGGGCCGGAGTGGCCGCGGACGATCCAGTCGGTCACGGCGCCGGAGGTGAGGCGGTCCAGGAGGTTGGAGAGCCCGCCGCCGAGGACCATCCCGACCGGCAGCCACGCCAGGCCGCCGCGCGGGGCCAGGCGCGTCGCGATCCACAGCAGGCCGACG
Coding sequences within it:
- a CDS encoding metal-dependent hydrolase; the encoded protein is MPKITFLGHAAFSIEHDGRTVLIDPFLTGNPKAAAKADEVAADAIFLTHGHGDHLGDTVDIAKRTGATVVAIVELADELSKSVDNVKDPNIGGTVDLGWVSVRLTPAWHTGTSPSGTASTPAGLVIEIGGKRIYHLGDTGLFSDLALPSKRGHIDVAIVPIGGHYTMDRFDAVVAADFLKADQIIPCHYDTFPPIETDAEAYKKDVQDAGYAEVIVLEPGAAHDVR
- a CDS encoding Lrp/AsnC family transcriptional regulator, which produces MTTAVVLIQADRDVLTTLGGSIAELDGVAEAYSVTGEWDFVAIVRVPRHEQLAEVISGRLVQLDGVNRTQTMVAFEVFSEHDLEAMFSIGQ
- a CDS encoding type II secretion system protein; the encoded protein is MRRDEGFTLIEILVVVLIIGILAAIAIPSFLGQSAKARAADAKSGAEVALRAVESYGIDNDGNGYTGATTASLVAQEASLKEAQNESRLLVSGTASTNPDKTSFVVGVRARRNGAWFAYYRDTTGVRRLCSPGGSAGCSRAIPGVTFPGYSSVGSW
- the lspA gene encoding signal peptidase II, producing MGYARRAGLVTIAVVAIDQLAKAVVRDRIAPGEDVQVIGTNTLHLVNARNSGIAGGLLAGQSTALIIAVSAVALVGLLWIATRLAPRGGLAWLPVGMVLGGGLSNLLDRLTSGAVTDWIVRGHSGPMNLADQAITLGIVILLVLVWRGDRAQHRAQTQAAASAPLQR